The following are encoded in a window of Oncorhynchus keta strain PuntledgeMale-10-30-2019 chromosome 10, Oket_V2, whole genome shotgun sequence genomic DNA:
- the LOC118388576 gene encoding proliferation-associated protein 2G4-like codes for MSDNEEQEQTIAEDLVVTKYKMGGDIANQALRMVIEAAKSGVSVLSLCEKGDAHIMVETGKVFRKEKDLKKGIAFPTSVSVNNCVCHFSPLKSDPDYTLKDGDLVKIDLGVHVDGFISNVAHSFVVGATKEAPVTGKKADVIKAAHLCAEAALRLVKPGNQNSKVTDAWNKIAQSFKCTAIEGMLSHQLKQHIIDGEKTIIQNPTDQQRKDHEKAEFEVHEVYAVDVLISTGEGKARDGGQRTTIYKRDPSKQYGLKMKTSRMFFSDVERRFDAMPFTLRAFEDEAKARLGVVECAKHELLQPFSVLNEKEGEFVAQFKFTVLLMANGPHKITSGPFEPELYKSEHEVQDAELRTLLQSTASRKTQKKKKKKASKTVESTTGQPTEESNKAAE; via the exons ATGTCTGACAATGAAGAACAAGAACAGACCATCGCTGAGGACTTGGTTGTCACCAAGTACAAAATGGGAGGAGACATCGCCAACC aGGCCCTGCGCATGGTGATTGAGGCGGCCAAGTCAGGGGTGTCTGTGCTCAGTCTCTGTGAAAAGGGAGACGCTCACATCATGGTAGAAACTGGCAAGGTCTTCAGGAAGGAGAAAGACTTGAAGAAAG GAATTGCCTTCCCCACCAGCGTCTCAGTCAATAACTGTGTTTGCCACTTCTCTCCCCTGAAGAGTGACCCTGACTACACACTTAAAGATGGCGATCTGGTCAAAAT TGATCTTGGAGTCCATGTTGATGGCTTCATCTCAAATGTGGCTCATAGCTTTGTTGTGGGAGCTACCAAG GAGGCGCCAGTGACCGGGAAGAAAGCTGATGTGATAAAGGCAGCTCATCTGTGTGCGGAGGCAGCCCTACGCCTTGTCAAGCCTGGCAACCAGAACTCAAAGGTGACAGATGCTTGGAACAAGATCGCTCAGTCATTCAAATGCACAGCCATCGAGG GTATGTTATCTCATCAGCTGAAGCAACACATCATCGATGGAGAGAAAACCATCATTCAGAACCCCACAGACCAGCAAAG GAAGGACCATGAGAAGGCAGAGTTTGAGGTGCACGAGGTCTACGCTGTTGATGTGCTGATCAGCACTGGTGAAGGGAAg GCCAGGGATGGAGGCCAGAGGACCACCATTTATAAGAGGGACCCCAGTAAGCAGTACGGGCTGAAGATGAAGACCTCCCGCATGTTCTTCAGCGATGTGGAGCGACGCTTCGACGCCATGCCCTTCACTCTCAG ggCATTTGAGGATGAGGCCAAAGCCCGCCTGGGCGTGGTGGAGTGTGCCAAACACGAGTTGCTACAGCCTTTCAGTGTGCTCAATGAGAAGGAGG GAGAGTTTGTGGCCCAGTTTAAGTTCACAGTGCTGCTAATGGCCAACGGCCCCCATAAAATCACCAGCGGACCATTTGAGCCAGAGCTCTACAAGTCAGAGCACGAGGTGCAGGATGCAGAACTGAGG aCTCTGCTACAGAGCACAGCCAGTCGCAaaacacagaagaagaagaaaaagaag GCCTCCAAGACTGTGGAAAGCACTACTGGACAGCCAACCGAGGAGAGCAACAAGGCTGCAGAGTAG